The Phaenicophaeus curvirostris isolate KB17595 chromosome 15, BPBGC_Pcur_1.0, whole genome shotgun sequence genome window below encodes:
- the LOC138727039 gene encoding leukotriene C4 synthase-like, which translates to MRNQIDLLATVTVLGVLEQAYFVLQVIYARRKYKISPPETRGPPEFERIFRAQANCSEYFPIFISLLWVAGIFFHQGVAAGCGLLYLYTRFKYFQGYSAAAQGRLAPLYAGARLLWLLLGLAVAGLLAHFVLPRSPAWAAVLVQPLQLLGAW; encoded by the exons ATGAGAAATCAgatcgacctgctggccaccgTCACAGTCCTGGGAGTCCTGGAGCAAG ccTATTTTGTGCTGCAGGTGATCTATGCCCGGCGGAAGTACAAGATCTCCCCTCCCGAGACAAGAGGTCCCCCAGAATTTGAGCGGATCTTCCGAGCCCA GGCAAATTGCTCCGAGTACTTCCCGATCTTCATCTCACTCCTCTGGGTTGCTGGAATCTTCTTCCATCAAg GTGTGGCTGCAGGCTGCGGGCTGCTCTACCTCTACACCCGCTTCAAGTACTTCCAGGGCTACTCTGCGGCTGCGCAGGGACG GTTGGCACCTCTGTACGCCGGCGCCcggctgctctggctgctgctggggctggcgGTGGCCGGGCTCCTGGCACACTTCGTGCTGCCGCGCTCCCCGGCGTGGGCGGCAGTGCTGGTGCAGCCCCTCCAGCTGCTCGGCGCCTGGTGA